In Plasmodium brasilianum strain Bolivian I chromosome 12, whole genome shotgun sequence, the genomic window atatggttttatttctataattttttattttattttttattttattttatttttttttttttttgttttggtCAACTAttggtatatttttaaatcataAATGACTTTTTGCAGTGCACACTCCACTTTTTCCTGTAGTATAAGTAAAAAGAAGCGGGCTTATTTTGATTCACccttaattaaaattattcacatccatcatttttatttttttttgttatacatAACTAAAATTTGTAGTAACCGTGTGCTCAGGTTAATCTTAGGAGATAAGCCACTTCCACTAACCAGTACagcgcatatacatatacatatatgtatacatacgcatttgtgtgtatatatattcatgtgcGGGCAGGGGGagttctttttctttcgtattttttttagaatggTAACTGATTTAACAGTATTAAAGGAATATGGTCAATTCCGTTTGTGGGATTTTTTGCAATATTCACCGCTTGGCAGTCTTAAGAATCTACATATAGACgatatgaaattttttttaaaaaaattaaatgaaataaaaaatatagaaaacgaacaaaaacaaaaaaaagaagaatgtATGATGATACATGCCCCGAAATTTGTTGATATAGACAATATCTATGAATgcaaaaatgtagaaaatggatgcatatttattaatatgtataaaaaagaaaatatcaTTAGTGAGTTGAAACATGAAGGTATAGAATctattaaaagaaatgaagttgctgttttatttttagcaGGTGGTTTAGGTTCAAGGCTTGGATTGAATAAGGTAAAAGGGTTGATAGAAGTTACtcctttattaaataaaacattttttcaattttattttgagaAGATTAAATTTTTAGAGGAATATTGTTCTTTATCTGATTCGTTGGTGGCATCTAATAATTTACAACATGCGTATAAGTACTGCCAGTGTAAAATTCATAGCAATGCGCAcagtaacaaaaataatagcaatCATGATGCCATTTATGCCAGTTACAATGGTATCACCAAGTGTGTACCTTGCTTgaaagctttttttttagaagataaaaaaggggaaacaaaaataatgaattcaaatgaagtaaaagcacaaaaaaagaatgttacaatttatacatacattatgACATCTAACTATACGCACGATATAACAGTTAAATACTTAGAAGAGAATAACttctttaatttaaaaaaagaaaatataaaattctttAAACAGTGTGATAATTATAGTAcagatataaattttaatatacttttagCAAACCCCAATGAGCTATTAACAGTCCCAAGTGGCAATGGATCTATATTTAAAGCACTGGATAAAAATTGCATAATAGAcgatatgataaaaaataatataaagtatGTTCAAATTGTAAGTATTGATAATgtgttaaataaaatagcgGATCCTGTATTAGTTGGTTTCTGCTCGTTTTTTAAATGTGATATTGCTAATAAAgcggttaaaaaaaaagagcatgAATCAATGGGTATATTTTGCACAaaggagaaaataaaaaaaaaaaaaaaaaaaaaatcatgtgatacatataataacacATTTTCTGTATGTGAATATACAGAATTAAGTgattatttgttaaataatTCAGAATTATTTCAATATGGAAATATGTGtcatcatatattttcactCGACTTCTTACAACACATTGttcagaataaaatatacgaaaaaatgaaattacataaaatattgagGAAGAAACAATTTTACGATTTTACTGTAaacaataaagaaaaaagcgCATTTATTACGTCCAATGTGTACTGCTAtgagtattttattttcgatgtttttaaat contains:
- a CDS encoding UDP-N-acetylglucosamine pyrophosphorylase, producing the protein MVTDLTVLKEYGQFRLWDFLQYSPLGSLKNLHIDDMKFFLKKLNEIKNIENEQKQKKEECMMIHAPKFVDIDNIYECKNVENGCIFINMYKKENIISELKHEGIESIKRNEVAVLFLAGGLGSRLGLNKVKGLIEVTPLLNKTFFQFYFEKIKFLEEYCSLSDSLVASNNLQHAYKYCQCKIHSNAHSNKNNSNHDAIYASYNGITKCVPCLKAFFLEDKKGETKIMNSNEVKAQKKNVTIYTYIMTSNYTHDITVKYLEENNFFNLKKENIKFFKQCDNYSTDINFNILLANPNELLTVPSGNGSIFKALDKNCIIDDMIKNNIKYVQIVSIDNVLNKIADPVLVGFCSFFKCDIANKAVKKKEHESMGIFCTKEKIKKKKKKKSCDTYNNTFSVCEYTELSDYLLNNSELFQYGNMCHHIFSLDFLQHIVQNKIYEKMKLHKILRKKQFYDFTVNNKEKSAFITSNVYCYEYFIFDVFKYARKILSFEISRQDEFSPIKKKINKSNNNSDGNNSGTNDGTNIESNNGSNNDCGDDIMSAQKNLSNLHKSWLLNKNYNIIDNSENALNFCEISPLVSYDGTFFFNLPEQKNIYLPYTLNRHPT